In Cervus elaphus chromosome 16, mCerEla1.1, whole genome shotgun sequence, a single window of DNA contains:
- the TRIM32 gene encoding E3 ubiquitin-protein ligase TRIM32, with the protein MAAAAASHLNLDALREVLECPICMESFTEEQLRPKLLHCGHTICCQCLEKLLASSINGVRCPFCSKITLITSLAQLTDNLTVLKIIDKAGLSEAVGLLMCRSCGRRLPRQFCRSCGVVVCEPCREAEHPPPGHCALPVKEAAEERRRDFGRKLARLRELTGELQRRKVALEGVSKDLQARYKAVLQEYGHEERRVQEELARSRKFFTGSLAEVEKANSQVVEEQSYLLNIAEVQAVSRCDYFLAKIKQADVALLEEAADEEEPELTASLPRELTLQDVELLKVGHVGPLQIGQAVKKPRTVNMEDSWAMEAAASAAPSSVTFREMDVSPEDVGASPRASPAKQRGSDPAGNIQQCLFLKKMGAKGSAPGMFNLPVSLYVTSQGEVLVADRGNYRIQVFTRKGFLKEIRRSSSAMDSFVLSFFGADPPNLTPLSVAMNCHGLIGVTDSYDNSLKVYTLDGHCVACHRSQLSKPWGITALPSGQFVVTDVEGGKLWCFTVDRGAGVVKYSCLCSAVRPKFVACDAEGTVYFTQGLGLNLENWQNEHHLEGGFSIGSVGPDGQLGRQISHFFSENEDFRCITGMCVDARGDLIVADSSRKEILHFPKGGGYSVLIREGLTCPVGIALTPKGQLLVLDCWDHCIKIYSYHLRRYSTP; encoded by the coding sequence ATGGCCGCGGCCGCAGCCTCTCACCTGAACCTGGACGCGCTGCGGGAAGTGCTGGAATGCCCCATCTGCATGGAGTCCTTCACGGAGGAGCAGCTGCGGCCCAAACTCTTACACTGCGGCCACACCATCTGCTGCCAGTGTCTGGAGAAGCTCCTGGCCAGCAGCATCAACGGCGTCCGCTGCCCCTTTTGCAGCAAGATCACCCTCATCACCAGCCTGGCCCAGCTGACCGACAACCTGACGGTGCTGAAGATCATCGACAAGGCGGGGCTCAGCGAGGCGGTGGGGCTGCTCATGTGCCGCTCCTGCGGACGGCGGCTGCCGCGGCAGTTCTGCCGGAGCTGCGGCGTGGTGGTGTGCGAGCCGTGCCGGGAGGCGGAGCACCCGCCGCCGGGGCACTGCGCGCTCCCGGTCAAAGAGGCGGCGGAGGAGCGGCGGCGGGACTTCGGCCGGAAGTTGGCGCGTCTGCGGGAGCTCACGGGAGAGCTGCAGCGGCGGAAGGTGGCCTTGGAGGGCGTCTCCAAGGACCTTCAGGCCCGGTATAAGGCGGTCCTCCAGGAGTATGGGCACGAGGAGCGCAGGGTCCAGGAGGAGCTGGCTCGCTCCCGGAAGTTCTTCACGGGCTCGCTGGCCGAGGTGGAGAAGGCCAACAGTCAGGTGGTGGAGGAGCAGAGCTACCTGCTCAACATCGCCGAGGTGCAGGCCGTGTCCCGCTGCGACTACTTCCTGGCCAAGATCAAGCAGGCCGACGTGGCGCTCCTGGAAGAGGCAGCCGACGAGGAGGAGCCCGAGCTCACCGCCAGCCTGCCCCGGGAGCTCACCCTGCAGGACGTGGAGCTCCTCAAGGTCGGCCACGTCGGCCCTCTCCAGATCGGGCAGGCGGTCAAGAAGCCCCGGACGGTCAACATGGAAGACTCGTGGGCCATGGAGGCAGCGGCCTCTGCCGCCCCTTCCTCGGTTACGTTTAGAGAGATGGACGTGAGCCCCGAGGACGTGGGGGCCAGCCCGAGGGCCTCGCCTGCCAAGCAGCGGGGTTCCGACCCGGCCGGCAACATCCAGCAGTGCCTCTTTCTCAAGAAGATGGGGGCCAAAGGCAGCGCCCCGGGCATGTTCAACCTCCCGGTCAGTCTCTACGTGACCAGTCAAGGCGAGGTGCTGGTTGCTGACCGCGGCAACTACCGCATACAAGTCTTTACCCGCAAAGGCTTTCTGAAGGAGATCCGCCGCAGCTCCAGCGCCATGGATAGCTTTGTGCTGAGCTTCTTTGGGGCCGACCCGCCCAACCTCACTCCTCTGTCAGTGGCCATGAACTGCCACGGGCTGATCGGCGTGACTGACAGCTACGACAACTCGCTCAAGGTATACACCTTGGACGGCCACTGCGTGGCCTGTCACCGGAGCCAGCTGAGCAAACCCTGGGGCATCACAGCCCTCCCGTCCGGCCAGTTTGTGGTAACCGACGTGGAAGGTGGAAAGCTCTGGTGCTTCACGGTTGACCGAGGCGCGGGGGTGGTCAAATACAGCTGCCTCTGCAGCGCCGTGCGGCCCAAGTTTGTCGCCTGTGACGCTGAAGGCACCGTCTACTTCACCCAGGGCCTGGGTCTCAACCTGGAGAACTGGCAGAACGAGCACCACCTGGAGGGCGGCTTCTCCATCGGCTCCGTGGGCCCCGACGGGCAGCTGGGTCGCCAGATCAGCCACTTCTTCTCCGAGAACGAGGATTTCCGCTGCATCACCGGCATGTGTGTGGACGCCCGTGGTGATCTCATCGTGGCCGACAGCAGTCGCAAGGAAATCCTCCACTTCCCCAAGGGTGGGGGCTACAGCGTCCTTATTCGAGAGGGGCTCACTTGTCCGGTGGGCATCGCCCTCACTCCAAAGGGGCAGCTGCTGGTCCTGGACTGTTGGGATCATTGCATCAAGATTTACAGCTACCATCTGAGAAGATACTCTACCCCTTAG